The following nucleotide sequence is from Tachyglossus aculeatus isolate mTacAcu1 chromosome 11, mTacAcu1.pri, whole genome shotgun sequence.
CCACGTTCGCGGGCCTTGGCGGGGGGGACGGACCGCCGATCACTTTCCCGCGTTGGAACGGCCTTCGATCGACAGCTTCACCTCCTGCGGAATGAAGGAGGGGCGGAGCAGAGCGGCCCGGGCCTCCTCCCCCTGTGCGCTGTATCTTTGGAAGCCCGGGGCCGGCCAGCAGGGCTGAGCGCCCTGCTCGGGCCGGGAGAGGTCGGCGGCGGGGCCGCTCGGGGCTCCCGCCCCGTCTCCCGGCGGCTGGCACTTCCTGTCACTGTCACATggctctctggctcccaagaccgtcCTCTCAGGCCTCTCTCGGGCAGGACCCGGCTGTCCCGGGGAAGAGCGGCCGGCCTGAGGAACGGGGTTACCGTTCAAACTCTGTAAACTGATGGAGATGCAGACGTCGCCCACCTGCAGCCGGTGGCAGGGCAGAGAGAAGAGCCGCGCGGTCCGCCCGGGGCTGCAGGAGGACCAGCCCTGGCCGTAGACGAAGAAGGGGTGCTCCGGGGGCACGTCGATGCTCACTCGGCTCTGCTGCTCCCCGACCACAAAATGCAGCGTGACGAAGCCGGGCCACTGGCTCTCCTGGATGTCCACCACCGTGCTGGAGTCGATCTTCAAGCCCCCGCTCGCCTCGGCGCTGCGGACGAAGTCCTGGGTCTGCAGTTCCTCCACCCGCTTCAGCTCTCCGGTGGCCAGCTGGATGATGGCACCTTTCATGAAGTGCGAAGGCAAATGGGACGCGggtggcggcgggcggcggggccgggtccTCCTCCGGCCCGGCGGCCCGGGCCCGCGCGGCCCAGCTGCGCGGCGCCGGGCTCTCCGGCCCCGGGGGCGACGAGCTCCGGGCGGCCCCGACGGGCACCGGGTTGCCGTTGGCTAGCGCCACTGCTCTGGGCGGAGGAGGTCTGTGTTTCGCCGGCCCCTGGGGCGGCGTGTGCGGGCCCCGGGCCGCGCCTCTCGCCTCCCCGTGATGGTCGGAAATGTGATGGGACAGGTTGagggggctgggctggtccctccTCTGAGCCGAGGCCAGCCGACGGTCCTGAGAAGCTAACGCACCGACCACCCTCTGGACCTCCAGGTCGGTGTCCGGGGTGCCTCGGTGAGCCGGCACCGCCGCCTCGAGCCGAGGAGTCCGGGGCCCCGAAAACGAGGGCCCGTCCGCCGCGccttccgccgccgccgccgccgccccgaggCCCCGGGCGTCGGCCCCCGGCTCGGCCGCCCGCCTCACCGGGTTCCTCTCCGGCTGCCTCTGACCTCCGTTGGCCGAGGCCGCGTCCAGAGCGGGCTGGCCCTCCCGCGGGGAGGGATCTGGAGTTTCTCCCGGCGGGGCGGCCTCGTGCGCGGCGTACCCCGCGGGGAGCCGAGACATCTGGTAGTACACGGGCATCCGGCCCGGCGTCAGATCCACCGGCTGGGAGCCGGGGTGGTgctggagctgcagctggcccgGGGGCGGGGTGCCGGAGGGGACCTTGTTGAAGGGGTGAgccggggaaggggccgggggagggggggtggctcCTTCCGGCAGAAGGGAGGCGTATGGCACGAAGTGAGGAACGTGAGAGGTCGTGAGGTTggcggaaggggagaggagggggctgggcaTGAAACTGGGGGGCACGGCATAGGGCAGGGCGTAAGGTGACCCGATGAACTGCAGGGACGTCGGGGGGAGCTGGGCATAGTGGATGGGAGGGTAGTGGATTCCCGGATGCTGAATCAACGAGGATGCTACATTaaaggccggggggagggggctcatatTCACCACGGAATGGAGGCCGCTCGGAGAAAAAGAGGCCGGGGGCACGGCCACTTTATACAGCATGCCGTACTGGTCCACCGTCAGGCCCGCGACGGCCTCGGCCCCATCGCAGCTCGAGCCGGGCCTCGCTCCCGCCTGGCCCTGCCCGGTCACCACTACCCCTCCGGCCCAGTCAGGAGGGTCGCTGACGGGGGCGTGGTTGGTCGAGCAGCTGGCGGTCCTCCCCATGTCCTCGCTGGTTACGGGGAGATCTCGTTTCTTTGGTGGAAGGCATTCCTGACTCCTCTCATGAACGGGTTTCATATTGCTCTGTGGGGTACCCAGAGCCCAGAGGGGGTCGACCTGCTCCGGGGGACATCAGAAGGGGCTCCTCCGGGGCTTCCTTTCCTCGGTTGGGCGGGACCCCCTCATCTGGTAGGAAACAAaccagaggcagagaggaatgaCCTGGGCGAGGGTCGGTGGGCACGGGGAAGGCTTCCACATTCAGACAAGCTGAATGGGTACGGGGAAACGGCCGGGGCGGGGCGCggaaaggaaggggggggggacgtTGGGGATGACGAGGCAGGACAAAAGAAAGCCAGGTGGACCCAAATGGTTCCAGGTGTGGCTCCCTTTCACCCCCATTTGGGGCTGGACATTAGGGGAAACCGGGCACCTGACACAGAGGTGAAAGAACTGCATTAGATGAT
It contains:
- the ATXN1L gene encoding LOW QUALITY PROTEIN: ataxin-1-like (The sequence of the model RefSeq protein was modified relative to this genomic sequence to represent the inferred CDS: deleted 1 base in 1 codon) encodes the protein MKPVHERSQECLPPKKRDLPVTSEDMGRTASCSTNHAPVSDPPDWAGGVVVTGQGQAGARPGSSCDGAEAVAGLTVDQYGMLYKVAVPPASFSPSGLHSVVNMSPLPPAFNVASSLIQHPGIHYPPIHYAQLPPTSLQFIGSPYALPYAVPPSFMPSPLLSPSANLTTSHVPHFVPYASLLPEGATPPPPAPSPAHPFNKVPSGTPPPGQLQLQHHPGSQPVDLTPGRMPVYYQMSRLPAGYAAHEAAPPGETPDPSPREGQPALDAASANGGQRQPERNPVRRAAEPGADARGLGAAAAAAEGAADGPSFSGPRTPRLEAAVPAHRGTPDTDLEVQRVVGALASQDRRLASAQRRDQPSPLNLSHHISDHHGEARGAARGPHTPPQGPAKHRPPPPRAVALANGNPVPVGAARSSSPPGPESPAPRSWAARARAAGPEEDPAPPPAATASHLPSHFMKGAIIQLATGELKRVEELQTQDFVRSAEASGGLKIDSSTVVDIQESQWPGFVTLHFVVGEQQSRVSIDVPPEHPFFVYGQGWSSCSPGRTARLFSLPCHRLQVGDVCISISLQSLNGNPVPQAGRSSPGQPGPARERPERTVLGAREPCDSDRKCQPPGDGAGAPSGPAADLSRPEQGAQPCWPAPGFQRYSAQGEEARAALLRPSFIPQEVKLSIEGRSNAGK